The following is a genomic window from Actinomycetota bacterium.
ATGCTCTCCCTGCTCAGTATCTACGGCAACAGATATGAGCTTTCATCGGTGGTGACGACGACGACTGTGGAGGAGTCGACGAGCTGATTGGTGTTCGCGCTTGCTCACGGGCGGCCTTTTGCGCGCAATTCGGTTTGCAACTTCTTGACTCGCCGCTTCAAGCGCGCGGAAGTCGAGAGTTCTGCTGATGGACGAGACCCATCGAGCGCGCCAAGCATCGCAGTCATCGCAGCGCTGATGGGCATGGAGATCGGAGGCACCTCTTCCACCACCTCAGGCCCTTGAAGATGCTCTGACAAGACCCCGAGATCACCAACAACATTGACTCCGCTCGCACGGATGACGTCGACGTAGATGCGAGCCAGTTCTGCGGCACGGTCAAGAGCCCACTGAGGAGTTTGCATTCGAGTTTCATCGGACCCTGGAATGCGGCGTTCAATCATCGCCTTGATCAGCCCGTCATGCACCTGATCACTAAATGGCCGCCAACCCTTGCCGCCGCCCAGAGAGATGTTGAGTTGTCGTAGGAGTTCGGCTTCGGCCAGGGTCATCGACCGATTCGGTGCGGCATCTCGATGATTGAGCAGAGTGTCATCAGGCAGGCCGAGCAGATTCTCGAAGTTTCGATAGATCCCGTCCCGCTCTGCGTCATCTACGACGACCACGGTCACTCGTTCTGGCCCAGCGATGCGAGCCCATCGCTCAACGACCTCATCGTGCCGATGGCGGATCCAGAAAGTCTCTGCCTTCGGTTCCAGATCAGTTGCTGTGAGCACATGTGTAAGCCAAGGGATGTATGCGGTCTCGTATCCCGACTTGAGGATCTGCTGCCAAGCTGAGGGCAGGATGCGACCGAGATTTCGCAGGGTGATGATGACGTGGGTCCGATCCTTGCCGATCTTGTCAACGATCCCTTGCGCTGTCTCGGTTGAGGATTCGGCAAAGAACTCACTTGAGCACACGGTGATGCCCCGATACGCATGGGCATCCTTCACGAAGTCGGTCCACGCGTGCGGGTCGGGGGCCGCTGATCCGCCAACTCGCCAGCCCAGCCGCCGCCCCATCGCCGAGGATGCAATGAGTCGATGTGCCTGACCCTCACCCGGGTAGCGAACACCCCATGTGTCCAGCACCGGCCGGCTGTTTGCGAGCGCCGCTTGGATGGCTGTTGTGCCGGTCTTGTGCACGCCAATGTGCAAAGCCAGCCCACCGGGCTGCAGGCCCAGTGGAAGTCGATCAGTTGGCGCGGGCACTCGCCGACTCTACCTGCGGGGGTGGTGCATGCTGTTCACGTTCTCACTGGGAGCATGAGCCCACATACCGCCAATTCCGAGCGAAGGGCACCATCATGTCAGCCACAGATTCCGCCGACAGCATTGAAATCGGCGAAGACATTGATGTCTCGGTCGTACTTGATGTGGACAACGAGGTGCTCGGCACTGTTGTCGATGATTTGATCGTTGCCACAGGCGTTGAAGGCAGCCTTGTTGACGAGACGATCGACATCTTGGACGCCGATGGGAACCTCGTTGTCGAGGACGAAATCATTGACGTATACGACGCTGACGGTCAGTTGATCGCCGAGACAGAGGTCGTTACCGCAATCGAATAGCCGGTTGACTCGTCCGGGCAAAGTGGATCGAGTGTCTACTGTCGAGATTCGAACAGCCCGAGCATCGCTGCAAAAGTCAGTACCGAACGCGGCGCGTAAGCAGTGCGCCAGAGCCCACTGTGGATTGCATTGCTTGAAAGCAATTCCAGTGGGTGCCGGAGTGGGGTTGCTGGCTGCGACGCACTATTGGGATTGCGCAAGTCGTGGACGAGCAATCCGGCCATCAACGCAGTAGATGTCGCTGGTTCAAAGACCTCGATGCCGAATCGAGCTGCTCCGCGATAGCCGGCTTTGAGTGCTCGACTCTTGATCACAGACTGAGTGCGGGTCATCGGGGCAATGTTGATCGACACAGTTTTGCCCTGATCTCGAGCCACGAGTGATCGCCAGCGTTGCAGGTGCTTTGCCAAGACGTAGTTCGGCCCTTGCTGCCCAATCAATGAGTCGTTGAGCCCATGAAAGTCATCGATGTGCGCGGTGGCGGCTGAATAATTGGGTTCGAATTTGCGAGCCATTCGCATCGGCAGTTGCAAGACTGTGTTGACTCCCCGTGTTTGCCACCGACGTTGTGATTCCGAAACGGCCTGGCTCGGAACGAGATAGACGTCGGTTGGGGATGAAAGCGAGGCGAGTTGGATGGGCTTTCCGGCATTGCCCAGCGCTTCGACGATGACGTCGACGGCAACGCTCAGCCGCACGTGCTTTGCCCCGTCGGCATATGCGTAAGAGCCCAGAATCAATGGGGCATCGTTCCTGGCCAGCCACTGAGCGATCTCGGGTGTTTCGACAAGGAGGTCTACTCCGGCGAGTTCAGCGATGACGTGATCTTCGTCGGGGTGAACTACCGCATGATCGTCCTCAGGTCGTGCCAAGGGAATGTGCAGAGTTCCCGAGGTTGCGCGAGCGATGGCGATCAACCGACTCCACGTGGCAGATTGCGGAAGGTCGACCGCATGCACTGTGGCACCCCAGCGCAGCAGTGATCTGGTCGGCGCCATCTCGGCACCTGCACCCAGTACTGCGATTTCAAGATCGGACAGATCAAGCCAGTCAGGGTTGTCGAGCAAGAGATTCAACGAGGCGGCAAACTCTGGCTCCGCGATGCCCGCCTGAACCCAGAGTTCCAGTTGCCGGCGCAGATCTCCATCGAAAAGGCGTTGGCCGCCATATGGAACCGAGAAGCCCGTCTCTCCAGCAGCGCGGCCACGGATAGTGGCAGTACCGAGCTGCGCAGCCGAGTTCAGCGCTGTGTCGAGCGAACCAAGTTGCCCATCTCGCGAGAAGTGAAATCGTCGGTGTGCTGAAGCGAGTCCAGCTGCGGCCATCGCAACTGCTGACTCAGGATGTTTCGCAGCGGCGAGCGCTGAATCCTTGATTGGTCCCAGATAGCCATGACGCCAATCGTCAGTGTGCTCAATTCGTGCTGCAAGCAAGGGGTCAGTTTCGCGCACACTGTCAGCGAGAATCGCGCGCCCGGTGGCCAGGGAACTGACCCGTCCGTCACCGCCAGTAGGGAAGGTGATGCCTTCGCTCGGAGCCGGTTCGGTGAGCTTGCGCATTTTCCGACAATAGTCCCGTGCTCTACTGCCGCGAGCTCAGAGATTTTCGGTATCTGGCCAATTCGGCGGTTCGATTGATCCCGATCACTGCCACGAGCCCCTGCGAGTCCCGGCATTCAATAATGCAGGAACCATCCTCATTCAACTCAATGACTGTGTGGTCGCTCGCGAGTTGCGGGATGCCAAAGGATTGAATCTGCATGTCATATTGATCAGACCAGAATGAGGGCACCACAGCAAAGGGCGCAAGTTCAATCCCGCCTGAATCCAGGAGACTATGCAGGGCCTTGCCCGCATAGGTGCCTGTGTCGCCAGCCACGGTCCAATGCTCAACGCGTCGCGCGGCTGGGCCGAACAGGGCGTTCGGGTGACGCGCGATGTCCCCGCAGGCGAATACGGCAGCTGTGGTGCCAAGGGTTCGAAGCCGCCCATCGGCCAGGACGCCATTGGAAGTATCGAGTCCTTGGCCTTCGAGCCACTCAACATTGGGTTGCGAGCCGATAGCTTCCAGCACGAGATCGGTCCCAATCACCTGACCATCTTCAAGCACGACTTCACGAATCGTGGAGTCTCCTCGGTACTCCCGAACGGTCTGTCCAAGGATGAACCGGACGCCGTAATCAAGGTGGCGCTGAGTGACGATCTCGCCGATGGTGTCACCGACGGCAGACGCCAGAGGGATCAGCTCTGGTGAGATGACCGTGACCTCGCAGCCGCGCGTGATTGCAGCAGCTGCCACCTCACATCCGACAAAACCAGAGCCAACAATGGTTACTCGAATACCGGGTTGGAGATGCTGCGCAAGATTTTCGGCTTGAGCCAAGGTGCGGAGCAGATGCCTTCCGGAAGCTGGACCCGGAATGGGAAGTGAGCGCGGCCGCAAACCTGTGGCAAGGATCAGGCCGTCAAAATGCATTTCGAGAAGTGCGCCTGCAGAGTCTTGATACGTCAACAATTGCTGCAAGAGTTCAACCTTCTGAACTGTTGACCCCAGACTCCAGGTGAATTCGGATTCGCTCTGCTTCATGGGCATCGGAAAAGTTCCAGTGCTAGCCAAGGAGAGTGCTTCCTTGGAGACCGATGGTCGATAGAGCGGCGCTTCATCGCCGATCAGTGTGATTTGGCCCGAGTACCCAGAGGAGCGCAAGGACTCGGCTGCTCGTACGCCGGCAATGCCGGCGCCGACCACCGCCACCCCGCTCATGACCTGATCGCGTTCATCCGGGGCACGCTACCTCTGCTCCAAGTCATCTCGTAGATTGCATGGCGTGACCGACATCAAGCACTACATCCTCACGTTCAGGTGTGTGGATGGTCCAGGCATCGTGCATGCAATCACGGGTGCCCTGCTTGAGGTGGAGGGCAACATCTTGGAGCAGGCGCAATTCACGGATGAGGATTCCGGCATCTTCAGCATGCGCACCAAATTTGAATCCCCGCTCGAGATCGACGAAGTCCGAGCAGCCGTCTTGGCCAAGGTGGCTGGCTTTGATCCAGAACTCTCACTGAGGCATGAGACTGATCGCCGCCGAGCGTTGATCATGGTGTCCAAGCACGATCATT
Proteins encoded in this region:
- a CDS encoding FAD-dependent oxidoreductase, whose translation is MSGVAVVGAGIAGVRAAESLRSSGYSGQITLIGDEAPLYRPSVSKEALSLASTGTFPMPMKQSESEFTWSLGSTVQKVELLQQLLTYQDSAGALLEMHFDGLILATGLRPRSLPIPGPASGRHLLRTLAQAENLAQHLQPGIRVTIVGSGFVGCEVAAAAITRGCEVTVISPELIPLASAVGDTIGEIVTQRHLDYGVRFILGQTVREYRGDSTIREVVLEDGQVIGTDLVLEAIGSQPNVEWLEGQGLDTSNGVLADGRLRTLGTTAAVFACGDIARHPNALFGPAARRVEHWTVAGDTGTYAGKALHSLLDSGGIELAPFAVVPSFWSDQYDMQIQSFGIPQLASDHTVIELNEDGSCIIECRDSQGLVAVIGINRTAELARYRKSLSSRQ